In Tachysurus fulvidraco isolate hzauxx_2018 chromosome 1, HZAU_PFXX_2.0, whole genome shotgun sequence, a single window of DNA contains:
- the hdac8 gene encoding histone deacetylase 8 isoform X4, with protein MCDSGDCNNGNPPKRGVVYIYSQDYVETCDSLSKVPNRASMVHSLIEAYGLLNHMSVVKPRGATMEEMAVFHTHSYLEHLHKISQNGDNDDPQSVDFGLGYDCPVVEGIFDYAAAVGGATLTAAQCLLDGKCEVAINWAGGWHHAKKDEASGFCYVNDAVLGILKLREKYERVLYVDVDLHHGDGVEDAFSFTSKVMTVSLHKFSPGFFPGTGDVSDTGLGKGRWYAVNVPLEDGIRDDRYLQVFTSVIQEVKALFNPEAVVMQLGADTIAGDPMCSFNMTPLGVSKCLSHVLEWKLPTLLLGGGGYNLANTARCWTYLTGTVLEQTLSSEIPDHEPASVHLAPFHNSLGENTDRTLDWTLNLKLSAFD; from the exons ATGTGTGACAGCGGTGACTGTAACAATGGTAATCCCCCTAAACGCGGCGTGGTTTATATTTACAGCCAGGACTATGTGGAGACTTGTGACTCTTTATCAAAAGTGCCAAACCGA GCGAGTATGGTGCATTCTCTGATTGAAGCTTATGGATTATTAAATcatatgag TGTGGTTAAGCCTCGTGGGGCTACGATGGAGGAGATGGCagtgtttcacacacactcatacctcGAGCACCTGCACAAGATCAGCCAGAATGGAGACAATGATGACCCTCAGTCAGTGGATTTTGGGCTGG GGTACGATTGTCCAGTGGTGGAGGGCATATTCGACTATGCAGCTGCGGTCGGTGGAGCCACTCTGACGGCCGCCCAGTGTCTGCTGGATGGAAAGTGTGAAGTTGCCATCAATTGGGCAGGAGGCTGGCACCATGCCAAAAA agacgaGGCGTCAGGGTTCTGCTATGTGAACGATGCTGTTTTGGGTATCCTCAAACTTCGGGAAAAGTATGAGAGAGTGCTTTATGTAGACGTGGACCTTCACCATGGTGATG GCGTAGAAGATGCCTTCAGCTTCACATCCAAAGTGATGACTGTGTCCCTGCATAAGTTCTCTCCTGGCTTCTTCCCAG gTACAGGTGATGTGTCTGACACGGGTCTCGGGAAGGGCAGATGGTATGCTGTTAACGTGCCTCTGGAAGACGGGATCAGAGACGATCGCTACCTCCAGGTCTTCACCAG TGTCATACAGGAAGTGAAAGCTCTGTTTAACCCCGAAGCAGTAGTGATGCAGTTAGGAGCGGACACCATTGCTGGTGACCCTATGTGCTCTTTTAACATGACTCCATTGGGGGTGAGCAAGTGCCTGAGCCATGTACTGGAGTGGAAGCTACCTACACTGCTGCTGGGAggag gtgggTATAACCTTGCCAACACTGCCCGCTGCTGGACCTATCTGACAGGGACAGTCCTGGAACAGACTCTATCCTCAGAGATACCAGACCACGAA ccAGCATCTGTCCACTTAGCTCCCTTTCACAACAGCTTAGGAGAAAACACGGACAGAACATTGGACTGGACTTTAAACCTGAA gcTTAGTGCCTTTGATTGA
- the hdac8 gene encoding histone deacetylase 8 isoform X2 has product MCDSGDCNNGNPPKRGVVYIYSQDYVETCDSLSKVPNRASMVHSLIEAYGLLNHMSVVKPRGATMEEMAVFHTHSYLEHLHKISQNGDNDDPQSVDFGLGYDCPVVEGIFDYAAAVGGATLTAAQCLLDGKCEVAINWAGGWHHAKKDEASGFCYVNDAVLGILKLREKYERVLYVDVDLHHGDGVEDAFSFTSKVMTVSLHKFSPGFFPGTGDVSDTGLGKGRWYAVNVPLEDGIRDDRYLQVFTSVIQEVKALFNPEAVVMQLGADTIAGDPMCSFNMTPLGVSKCLSHVLEWKLPTLLLGGGGYNLANTARCWTYLTGTVLEQTLSSEIPDHEPASVHLAPFHNSLGENTDRTLDWTLNLNPVPGIRSTLMS; this is encoded by the exons ATGTGTGACAGCGGTGACTGTAACAATGGTAATCCCCCTAAACGCGGCGTGGTTTATATTTACAGCCAGGACTATGTGGAGACTTGTGACTCTTTATCAAAAGTGCCAAACCGA GCGAGTATGGTGCATTCTCTGATTGAAGCTTATGGATTATTAAATcatatgag TGTGGTTAAGCCTCGTGGGGCTACGATGGAGGAGATGGCagtgtttcacacacactcatacctcGAGCACCTGCACAAGATCAGCCAGAATGGAGACAATGATGACCCTCAGTCAGTGGATTTTGGGCTGG GGTACGATTGTCCAGTGGTGGAGGGCATATTCGACTATGCAGCTGCGGTCGGTGGAGCCACTCTGACGGCCGCCCAGTGTCTGCTGGATGGAAAGTGTGAAGTTGCCATCAATTGGGCAGGAGGCTGGCACCATGCCAAAAA agacgaGGCGTCAGGGTTCTGCTATGTGAACGATGCTGTTTTGGGTATCCTCAAACTTCGGGAAAAGTATGAGAGAGTGCTTTATGTAGACGTGGACCTTCACCATGGTGATG GCGTAGAAGATGCCTTCAGCTTCACATCCAAAGTGATGACTGTGTCCCTGCATAAGTTCTCTCCTGGCTTCTTCCCAG gTACAGGTGATGTGTCTGACACGGGTCTCGGGAAGGGCAGATGGTATGCTGTTAACGTGCCTCTGGAAGACGGGATCAGAGACGATCGCTACCTCCAGGTCTTCACCAG TGTCATACAGGAAGTGAAAGCTCTGTTTAACCCCGAAGCAGTAGTGATGCAGTTAGGAGCGGACACCATTGCTGGTGACCCTATGTGCTCTTTTAACATGACTCCATTGGGGGTGAGCAAGTGCCTGAGCCATGTACTGGAGTGGAAGCTACCTACACTGCTGCTGGGAggag gtgggTATAACCTTGCCAACACTGCCCGCTGCTGGACCTATCTGACAGGGACAGTCCTGGAACAGACTCTATCCTCAGAGATACCAGACCACGAA ccAGCATCTGTCCACTTAGCTCCCTTTCACAACAGCTTAGGAGAAAACACGGACAGAACATTGGACTGGACTTTAAACCTGAA TCCAGTCCCAGGGATCCGCTCCACATTAATGAGCTGA
- the hdac8 gene encoding histone deacetylase 8 isoform X5, translating into MCDSGDCNNGNPPKRGVVYIYSQDYVETCDSLSKVPNRASMVHSLIEAYGLLNHMSVVKPRGATMEEMAVFHTHSYLEHLHKISQNGDNDDPQSVDFGLGYDCPVVEGIFDYAAAVGGATLTAAQCLLDGKCEVAINWAGGWHHAKKDEASGFCYVNDAVLGILKLREKYERVLYVDVDLHHGDGVEDAFSFTSKVMTVSLHKFSPGFFPGTGDVSDTGLGKGRWYAVNVPLEDGIRDDRYLQVFTSVIQEVKALFNPEAVVMQLGADTIAGDPMCSFNMTPLGVSKCLSHVLEWKLPTLLLGGGGYNLANTARCWTYLTGTVLEQTLSSEIPDHEGI; encoded by the exons ATGTGTGACAGCGGTGACTGTAACAATGGTAATCCCCCTAAACGCGGCGTGGTTTATATTTACAGCCAGGACTATGTGGAGACTTGTGACTCTTTATCAAAAGTGCCAAACCGA GCGAGTATGGTGCATTCTCTGATTGAAGCTTATGGATTATTAAATcatatgag TGTGGTTAAGCCTCGTGGGGCTACGATGGAGGAGATGGCagtgtttcacacacactcatacctcGAGCACCTGCACAAGATCAGCCAGAATGGAGACAATGATGACCCTCAGTCAGTGGATTTTGGGCTGG GGTACGATTGTCCAGTGGTGGAGGGCATATTCGACTATGCAGCTGCGGTCGGTGGAGCCACTCTGACGGCCGCCCAGTGTCTGCTGGATGGAAAGTGTGAAGTTGCCATCAATTGGGCAGGAGGCTGGCACCATGCCAAAAA agacgaGGCGTCAGGGTTCTGCTATGTGAACGATGCTGTTTTGGGTATCCTCAAACTTCGGGAAAAGTATGAGAGAGTGCTTTATGTAGACGTGGACCTTCACCATGGTGATG GCGTAGAAGATGCCTTCAGCTTCACATCCAAAGTGATGACTGTGTCCCTGCATAAGTTCTCTCCTGGCTTCTTCCCAG gTACAGGTGATGTGTCTGACACGGGTCTCGGGAAGGGCAGATGGTATGCTGTTAACGTGCCTCTGGAAGACGGGATCAGAGACGATCGCTACCTCCAGGTCTTCACCAG TGTCATACAGGAAGTGAAAGCTCTGTTTAACCCCGAAGCAGTAGTGATGCAGTTAGGAGCGGACACCATTGCTGGTGACCCTATGTGCTCTTTTAACATGACTCCATTGGGGGTGAGCAAGTGCCTGAGCCATGTACTGGAGTGGAAGCTACCTACACTGCTGCTGGGAggag gtgggTATAACCTTGCCAACACTGCCCGCTGCTGGACCTATCTGACAGGGACAGTCCTGGAACAGACTCTATCCTCAGAGATACCAGACCACGAA GGAATCTGA
- the hdac8 gene encoding histone deacetylase 8 isoform X1, which produces MCDSGDCNNGNPPKRGVVYIYSQDYVETCDSLSKVPNRASMVHSLIEAYGLLNHMSVVKPRGATMEEMAVFHTHSYLEHLHKISQNGDNDDPQSVDFGLGYDCPVVEGIFDYAAAVGGATLTAAQCLLDGKCEVAINWAGGWHHAKKDEASGFCYVNDAVLGILKLREKYERVLYVDVDLHHGDGVEDAFSFTSKVMTVSLHKFSPGFFPGTGDVSDTGLGKGRWYAVNVPLEDGIRDDRYLQVFTSVIQEVKALFNPEAVVMQLGADTIAGDPMCSFNMTPLGVSKCLSHVLEWKLPTLLLGGGGYNLANTARCWTYLTGTVLEQTLSSEIPDHEFFTEYGPDYTLEISPSCRPDRNESQQLERVISTIKGNLKNVV; this is translated from the exons ATGTGTGACAGCGGTGACTGTAACAATGGTAATCCCCCTAAACGCGGCGTGGTTTATATTTACAGCCAGGACTATGTGGAGACTTGTGACTCTTTATCAAAAGTGCCAAACCGA GCGAGTATGGTGCATTCTCTGATTGAAGCTTATGGATTATTAAATcatatgag TGTGGTTAAGCCTCGTGGGGCTACGATGGAGGAGATGGCagtgtttcacacacactcatacctcGAGCACCTGCACAAGATCAGCCAGAATGGAGACAATGATGACCCTCAGTCAGTGGATTTTGGGCTGG GGTACGATTGTCCAGTGGTGGAGGGCATATTCGACTATGCAGCTGCGGTCGGTGGAGCCACTCTGACGGCCGCCCAGTGTCTGCTGGATGGAAAGTGTGAAGTTGCCATCAATTGGGCAGGAGGCTGGCACCATGCCAAAAA agacgaGGCGTCAGGGTTCTGCTATGTGAACGATGCTGTTTTGGGTATCCTCAAACTTCGGGAAAAGTATGAGAGAGTGCTTTATGTAGACGTGGACCTTCACCATGGTGATG GCGTAGAAGATGCCTTCAGCTTCACATCCAAAGTGATGACTGTGTCCCTGCATAAGTTCTCTCCTGGCTTCTTCCCAG gTACAGGTGATGTGTCTGACACGGGTCTCGGGAAGGGCAGATGGTATGCTGTTAACGTGCCTCTGGAAGACGGGATCAGAGACGATCGCTACCTCCAGGTCTTCACCAG TGTCATACAGGAAGTGAAAGCTCTGTTTAACCCCGAAGCAGTAGTGATGCAGTTAGGAGCGGACACCATTGCTGGTGACCCTATGTGCTCTTTTAACATGACTCCATTGGGGGTGAGCAAGTGCCTGAGCCATGTACTGGAGTGGAAGCTACCTACACTGCTGCTGGGAggag gtgggTATAACCTTGCCAACACTGCCCGCTGCTGGACCTATCTGACAGGGACAGTCCTGGAACAGACTCTATCCTCAGAGATACCAGACCACGAA TTCTTTACGGAATACGGTCCGGATTATACTCTGGAGATAAGCCCGAGCTGCCGACCTGACCGCAATGAGAGCCAGCAGTTGGAGCGGGTCATCAGTACTATCAAAG GGAATCTGAAGAATGTCGTTTAA
- the hdac8 gene encoding histone deacetylase 8 isoform X3, which yields MCDSGDCNNGNPPKRGVVYIYSQDYVETCDSLSKVPNRASMVHSLIEAYGLLNHMSVVKPRGATMEEMAVFHTHSYLEHLHKISQNGDNDDPQSVDFGLGYDCPVVEGIFDYAAAVGGATLTAAQCLLDGKCEVAINWAGGWHHAKKDEASGFCYVNDAVLGILKLREKYERVLYVDVDLHHGDGVEDAFSFTSKVMTVSLHKFSPGFFPGTGDVSDTGLGKGRWYAVNVPLEDGIRDDRYLQVFTSVIQEVKALFNPEAVVMQLGADTIAGDPMCSFNMTPLGVSKCLSHVLEWKLPTLLLGGGGYNLANTARCWTYLTGTVLEQTLSSEIPDHEFFTEYGPDYTLEISPSCRPDRNESQQLERVISTIKGKN from the exons ATGTGTGACAGCGGTGACTGTAACAATGGTAATCCCCCTAAACGCGGCGTGGTTTATATTTACAGCCAGGACTATGTGGAGACTTGTGACTCTTTATCAAAAGTGCCAAACCGA GCGAGTATGGTGCATTCTCTGATTGAAGCTTATGGATTATTAAATcatatgag TGTGGTTAAGCCTCGTGGGGCTACGATGGAGGAGATGGCagtgtttcacacacactcatacctcGAGCACCTGCACAAGATCAGCCAGAATGGAGACAATGATGACCCTCAGTCAGTGGATTTTGGGCTGG GGTACGATTGTCCAGTGGTGGAGGGCATATTCGACTATGCAGCTGCGGTCGGTGGAGCCACTCTGACGGCCGCCCAGTGTCTGCTGGATGGAAAGTGTGAAGTTGCCATCAATTGGGCAGGAGGCTGGCACCATGCCAAAAA agacgaGGCGTCAGGGTTCTGCTATGTGAACGATGCTGTTTTGGGTATCCTCAAACTTCGGGAAAAGTATGAGAGAGTGCTTTATGTAGACGTGGACCTTCACCATGGTGATG GCGTAGAAGATGCCTTCAGCTTCACATCCAAAGTGATGACTGTGTCCCTGCATAAGTTCTCTCCTGGCTTCTTCCCAG gTACAGGTGATGTGTCTGACACGGGTCTCGGGAAGGGCAGATGGTATGCTGTTAACGTGCCTCTGGAAGACGGGATCAGAGACGATCGCTACCTCCAGGTCTTCACCAG TGTCATACAGGAAGTGAAAGCTCTGTTTAACCCCGAAGCAGTAGTGATGCAGTTAGGAGCGGACACCATTGCTGGTGACCCTATGTGCTCTTTTAACATGACTCCATTGGGGGTGAGCAAGTGCCTGAGCCATGTACTGGAGTGGAAGCTACCTACACTGCTGCTGGGAggag gtgggTATAACCTTGCCAACACTGCCCGCTGCTGGACCTATCTGACAGGGACAGTCCTGGAACAGACTCTATCCTCAGAGATACCAGACCACGAA TTCTTTACGGAATACGGTCCGGATTATACTCTGGAGATAAGCCCGAGCTGCCGACCTGACCGCAATGAGAGCCAGCAGTTGGAGCGGGTCATCAGTACTATCAAAG GAAAGAATTGA
- the cnpy4 gene encoding protein canopy 4 isoform X2, whose translation MCKFLTIELQEILEKTGRSKEVLEIGEVLDTGKRKRKIKYNTSETRLTEAVDNICEGILQYSVHAERPGSLRYAKGTSQTMDTLKNLVNKGVKVELGIPYELWDEPSVEVADMKKQCETMLEEYEEVVEDWYFNHQEERLERFLCEAHVLKHSESECLNEVWKGDLGVKGSTVESESEQEEDNQTHDAGEL comes from the exons A TGTGTAAGTTTTTGACAATAGAGCTGCAGGAGATTTTGGAGAAGACCGGACGCTCCAAAGAGGTCCTGGAGATCGGGGAAGTTCTGGACACTGGAAAACGCAAACGTAAAATTAAGTACAACACCTC GGAAACAAGATTGACAGAAGCTGTAGACAATATCTGTGAGGGAATTCTGCAGTACAGTGTCCATGCTGAGAGACCTGGGAGCCTTCGATATGCCAAG ggcACCAGTCAGACCATGGACACACTGAAGAACCTGGTGAATAAGGGGGTGAAGGTGGAGCTAGGCATCCCATATGAGCTGTGGGATGAGCCGTCAGTAGAGGTGGCAGACATGAAGAAACAG TGTGAGACCATGTTGGAGGAATAtgaggaggtggtggaggacTGGTACTTTAATCACCAGGAGGAAAGACTGGAGAGATTCCTGTGTGAAGCCCACGTCCTGAAACATTCAGAGTCAG AATGTCTAAACGAGGTATGGAAAGGAGACTTAGGTGTGAAGGGATCGACTGTAGAGTCCGAGTCTGAGCAAGAGGAAGATAATCAAACACACGACGCAGGAGAACTCTAA
- the cnpy4 gene encoding protein canopy 4 isoform X1, producing the protein MEALGLFVFCMFSFAVAEQDERLPNKCEVCKFLTIELQEILEKTGRSKEVLEIGEVLDTGKRKRKIKYNTSETRLTEAVDNICEGILQYSVHAERPGSLRYAKGTSQTMDTLKNLVNKGVKVELGIPYELWDEPSVEVADMKKQCETMLEEYEEVVEDWYFNHQEERLERFLCEAHVLKHSESECLNEVWKGDLGVKGSTVESESEQEEDNQTHDAGEL; encoded by the exons ATGGAAGCTTTAGGgttatttgtgttttgtatgtttAGCTTTGCAGTAGCGGAACAGGACGAAAGGCTTCCAAATAAATGTGAAG TGTGTAAGTTTTTGACAATAGAGCTGCAGGAGATTTTGGAGAAGACCGGACGCTCCAAAGAGGTCCTGGAGATCGGGGAAGTTCTGGACACTGGAAAACGCAAACGTAAAATTAAGTACAACACCTC GGAAACAAGATTGACAGAAGCTGTAGACAATATCTGTGAGGGAATTCTGCAGTACAGTGTCCATGCTGAGAGACCTGGGAGCCTTCGATATGCCAAG ggcACCAGTCAGACCATGGACACACTGAAGAACCTGGTGAATAAGGGGGTGAAGGTGGAGCTAGGCATCCCATATGAGCTGTGGGATGAGCCGTCAGTAGAGGTGGCAGACATGAAGAAACAG TGTGAGACCATGTTGGAGGAATAtgaggaggtggtggaggacTGGTACTTTAATCACCAGGAGGAAAGACTGGAGAGATTCCTGTGTGAAGCCCACGTCCTGAAACATTCAGAGTCAG AATGTCTAAACGAGGTATGGAAAGGAGACTTAGGTGTGAAGGGATCGACTGTAGAGTCCGAGTCTGAGCAAGAGGAAGATAATCAAACACACGACGCAGGAGAACTCTAA